The following nucleotide sequence is from Actinomycetota bacterium.
CGAGCTCGGGGAGGAGCGGCGGGGCAGGATCACGCACGTGACCTGCGACGGGGCCGAGTGGATACACGACACCGTCCGCTCGCACTGCGGGAGGGCCGAGGTCTGCCTGGACGCGTTCCACATCGTCTCCTGGGCCAACGACGCGGTCGACACCGTCCGCAGGGAGCTGTGGAACGAGCAGCGAAAGAACGGCGACAAGGAGCTCGCCGGCGAGGTCAAGGGGACCAGGTGGGCACTTCTCAAGAACCCCGAGAACCTGACCTGACGCCAAAGCGACGTGCTCGCCCGGCTGGAGGGCGACAACTCGGACCTGTACCGCGCCTACCTCCTCAAGGAGCAGTTGCGCCTGCTGCTGCGGCAGCCGGAGGAGAAGGCCATCCCGCTCCTGGACGGCTGGATACGGTGGGCGGCGGCGAGCGGCCTCGCGGCGTTCGAGAAGGTCGCCAAGACGATAGCCCGCCAGCGCACAGCCATCGAGGCCATGATCCGCCACGGCCTGACCAACGGGCGCACCGAATCCGTCAACGCCAAGATCCGGCTCATTCAGCGACGCGCCTACGGCTTCCGCGACCCGTTCGCGCTGATAGCACTGGCCCGGCTCACCCTGTCCGGACTGTGCCCCCCGCTGCCCGGAAGAGGTCCGGCTTGATCCACACATGTGTCACAAGACCCCTTTTTCCACTCGTAGTCCCTCACTTGGGCGTTGATGGCCGCCTCACGCAGTCCTTCGTCGCCGATGACCGACGCCTCCCGCTCGATCTGGGCTCGCTCCGCCTCGGTCACGGGCACGGGGTCGACCTTGTCCTTGTTGTAGAGGGCCTCCTTGTCCGTCGCTGCGGCAGCGAGGGTGGCCTCCTCAACCACCTTCCGTGAGACAGTGAAGCGGATGGAACTTACCAGTTCCTCACCGAGGACTGAATTCACCGCTACCCGGAGGTGCTCACTCATCGCCGCTAGCTCGTTGGCCCATATGGGAGAGTCGACGTAGACCACCAACTCGCGTCCGCGAATGAAGATCCCGGCAGTATGCTCGGCAATCTGCGGTCCGCAGGCCTGTGGCCACGCCGACGCCACGCGTGCCGCCGCAAGACGACCGCCCTTGACGGCCCGGCGTAGGAACGACCCGAGTGCGCGCCCTAGGCTTGTACCGTCCTTCCCACTCACAACCGCACCACCGTGGCGGCGTCCGTGAACTTCTTCTCAAAGTAGCCAAGGTTCGTCGTGCTGATGAACGTCTGCACCCGCTCCGACACAAAGCCCATGAGCGCGTGCCTGCGCTTCTCGTCGAGTTCAGACATGACGTCGTCGAGCAGAAGAACGGGGGTCGCCCCCGTGACCCCCTCGGTGACCTGGACCTCGGCGAGCTTCCAGGCGAGTGCAGCTGTTCGCTGTTGCCCCTGCGACGCGAAGGCCCGCGCGTCCCTGTGAGATATCTCGATGGCCACGTCGTCCCTGTGCGGCCCGGTGAGGGTCATCACCTTCGCGCGCTCCGCACTCTCGTTCGCTGCGAGGTGTTCTCCCATCGCTTTGTGAAGCGACTCGGCGCTGGCTGTTGCGGGATTCAGCTCTCCCGCCCACGCAGCGACGTAGGTGGCTGAGAGCACCTCTTCCTCGGCGAGAGCCCGGTATATCTTCGCCATGGCTTCCGACACTCTGCCGAAGAGCCTGGCTCTGTGCATCCCCAGTTTCACCCCGC
It contains:
- a CDS encoding DUF721 domain-containing protein, translated to MSGKDGTSLGRALGSFLRRAVKGGRLAAARVASAWPQACGPQIAEHTAGIFIRGRELVVYVDSPIWANELAAMSEHLRVAVNSVLGEELVSSIRFTVSRKVVEEATLAAAATDKEALYNKDKVDPVPVTEAERAQIEREASVIGDEGLREAAINAQVRDYEWKKGSCDTCVDQAGPLPGSGGHSPDRVSRASAISANGSRKP
- the recF gene encoding DNA replication and repair protein RecF (All proteins in this family for which functions are known are DNA-binding proteins that assist the filamentation of RecA onto DNA for the initiation of recombination or recombinational repair.), giving the protein VELDARDGNRSLAVALDVTAAGRRTYRVNGSVRRKLSGVTGNLPAVVFTPDDLRIVKDSAERRRSTIDDLGVQLSPAYGVVRTEYERVVRQRNALLRQGDVGEEELAPWTERLVASGVKLGMHRARLFGRVSEAMAKIYRALAEEEVLSATYVAAWAGELNPATASAESLHKAMGEHLAANESAERAKVMTLTGPHRDDVAIEISHRDARAFASQGQQRTAALAWKLAEVQVTEGVTGATPVLLLDDVMSELDEKRRHALMGFVSERVQTFISTTNLGYFEKKFTDAATVVRL